The genomic interval TTTCCCTTTCCTTTTACCTTCCATTGGATTTGGAGGTTTATTAAACGAGTCAAATCTGCTTAAACTCGATTCAGctgttataaatttatttaatatccTATCTGCAAGTTTTCAGTCATGGTTTATTACTAATGCGTACCtttcaatttaacttttataaattcaGACATATGGTTTAACTAACTTAAAGGACAACATAACAGGTAAATATGACTGAAAATATTTAGTGTCcgtttatgaaaaatatatttcatttaagaaaattgtaacttgaaagtttgaaatctctaggaaattaaatatttcaattgtGAATAATATAGAACCAACAATTTTTCTTAGGAGGGCCAACTTTTCTATCGcacaaattttttatgtaaaatgaaaaaatattacaaaaatataaagcatatataaaattaaatctcaataattttccaaataacatagaaataaaattttaaaaacacaacttGATGCctgtttcaaatttttcacgacaatatttcataaaataatattcatccatcattatttttgtaaatatgaaatatttagaatttttttttcatataaactatcaagtgatcttttagaatgtcatctttcattctaatatttaagctagtttatcaaatttcatgtaaaatctatctattttgCTGTCACGTTAAGTATATAATACTACaattgaaatattaaataaactttttcttaCTCAATGAAGTTTAGAGGAAAAATCATCTCCACTacttttcatataaatcattaatcttaaatagtttttcttgtattttcactttagattttatgttaagaaacttaatattgtataataaaaaactttaggGTCAATgttaatagtttattatttctcctaatcttagttttaatttaattttagtgtgaccacatccttgaaaatagataatatatagaaattatacaaaatctaggggctataggaaaaaaattagaaagagagatttctatgtatattgaagttttacaaaattttagaaagtatatggaaataaggaaattataattttttttttgggggggaggggagaggaatttctatatacatggaattatgaataaatttcagggctattttcaaaattttgggtgaagaaaaaaggtttagacaagaaaaatgagaggaCAAAGGAGGAGATGGAAGATGGGAGGTTAGTTGATTATGGTATGGATGAGATGGGGTGTCAAGAGAGACCAACGGGTTTTATAAAAGGGCTATCTTCGTTTGCTTTCAAgaaatatcattattcattctAGATCTTATCAGCcttaaatcacatattgatctAACACATTTGAAATAGTTGCATAATGACATTTACTTAAAATGTGTTACATAGAAAATATAGGTGAAGATAACAAAATGTAGGGCAAAGAAAAACATCATTCCTCTTGAATGTTGATGGTAAAGTTGTTTACTTCGCTGAAACCGTGGAGTTCCATAAGGCAAAGAGCCacaaaacaaagataaaatgAAGGTCGGTTCCCTTTTCATTCCAATCAAATGCCACCcatttcctctatttttttattagatataaGAAAAGACTAATCGTGTGAATATTCATCGGCCATTAGTTCACCAAATCAATACTATACATTTGTTTCTAACTATCTAAGGGCTTGATTATGTTCTGAATTAACTTACAACACTTTTGTTGGTTGATATGACAAGTAAAATTGTGGAATTAAAAGTTCGAAACTCATTCACTAATTAATGGCCTCCTTTTGGGTAGAAACTGCTAGTCAAACCAATGCAACCCTGTAGAAATTAGGATCTGCCATTGGTTGTGGAATGATGTTTTCAACTTGTACCGAGTTGGGCCCGGCTTACCAAAAGGGGGCCAGTGACCAAAGTATAGTCGGGCCCCTAACTAGAGGAAGGAGAAAGAGGCCCACAGCCCACATGAGAGGGAAGTAGATATGGGGTGATAGGGCACTGACATTTCTAACAGTGCCTTGCACACGCACGTAATGATAGGGCCACACCGCCCTTATGTATTAACACAAAATACAGGCAGGGATCGCAGTGCAACGCCCTGTCCCTGACAGTGTGCGTAACACTATCCCTATATCTAACAAAGCACGTGGAAGATAGCCGCACTCACCAACCTGCTACAAGGATGTGATCGGAGAAGGCCACACCACAACAATGATGATGGTGTGAAGGCACCCCACATGAAAGACGGGCACTTCTAACGCAATGTACAAAGAGGCCCTCACCAAGCAGCATAAATGCCTAATACGAAGTCAAAATTACTCTCCATGTTCTCATAGATTCGAGAATTCTCTTAAGGAATAGATTACTGATTTAGGCAAGATGTTTATCAACCCCAAACCCCCCCACTTTCCTTGTGTTGCAGGTGATCGAGCCCGGAGTTTGGTGTGCAAAACACGTCATTAGGATGCATTTAAATACCTTCTACTCTAAGTACCTTCTACTCGTAGAAATTTTCATACTCACCTCTATCAAAGCACCAGGATCGGTAAATATAGTGTTACCAAACATAAGATGTGATCAACAAATCAAATTCTCATGTAACACAAACAAACCCAAATCGTGAGCCAAAAAAGAAGACAGGTTATGAATTTATAAAGATTAACATAATCTGTTTCTCATTACAGTTAAAACTACTTGCAGTTTCTGAGTTGGAAAAGGTCAAGTCTACAAGGCAGGCAAGGACGAGGAATATTTCACAGGAGTTGAGAGCCAAGGGGGTCATTACACTGGCCACCAGCCCCTTCTAGTACTGTCTTGTGATTCTCGGCTCTCGGGCTGCTCCCAGCACTGCTGTTAGAAAGAGACCCAAAAGCTGTCTTTTGTAGGACCCCAGTTGGAGATGATCCTACTGGAGGGCTATTGTCCCAGCCCGCAGTCATAAGGTTCAGCGCAGATGAGTTCTTGCAGTCCGTTGCACTGCTATTACTACCATGATGCACGACTTCTCCAAGAGGACCTCCCATGGAAGTTTCCCATGAGATAGGAATCCAGTTTGCTTGCCTTTGGTTTGGTTCATTGAGGACACCGCTACTACCCACTCCCAAACCCATCTTTATCGGGTCTAATTCGGGCATTGACAGTCTGAGTGGAGCAAGTGTGAGTTTCTCATTGGCTGGAGAACAAGTGGACGAGATCAAGTCTGAGGAAGCCAAGGGGATTGAAATTGATAGCTGGGTCCTGTCTGATCGCATGCCCATCTCAGGCCAAGAAATGGCCGAACGATCCGCCTGGGCTTTGGGCCAGTCATCAATGAAATGACGAAGAGATTGTTGTGATTCAGCTCCTCTGTCACTGACCTCCTGCGATGAACAGTTCATTAGACTGGAGCTTCTATGAGAAGGATTGAGGAGGGAATCAGAAGTGACTAGCCCAAACACATTTCTAGAGGGTTGCTCGTATGTCATTTTCTGTTTCTGAATCGTGAACGAGCTTTCTTTCGGTTTCTGGTCAATGGAGGCCGGAGATAGCATGGAGAGGCCCGGTTGATCTTGCATTCTTTCACCCATATTGTCTTTGTTGACGAACATCCTACGACAGAAATTACCAAACCATCATTGACATTGGACTCCCAAAAGAACTACAACATCGGGTAGAAATTAAATGCCGGAATAGTGCTATAACTAATAAAGTTCGAGCAAATATAAATCAGCCCTGCTCAATAAGAAAGAACGGATACTTGAGCCAATCATTATATATTCACCTGTTGGTGGTGGCCGCGGAAGGATTAGATGCATCGTGCGGCAAGTGCTTTAGTGGTTGATTGGCAGTGGCAAGGCTGTTGGACGTGCCACCGCCACCACTACTGGGCACCACCACCGCCGATGCTGATGTGGATGAAGCAATAGGCATCAGCTTTGAGTTAGTACTGCTGGTGGAGGAGGTAGTCCCGGTGATGGCATGGCCAGTTTGACCTTCCACAGGCTTTCTTGAACGATGGCGGCCCCTGTTCATGTGCCGCTCACAATATTTTTGATCGACTACCGCATCTCGTGAGCACCGCCATTTCTTCCCATCAGTTCTACGACACCTTCCGGGCTCAGGGTCAGTGTTGTTCGAGAATCCCAGATGGAAAGAACCCCATCCCACTTGATGCATGCAAAAGGCAAAAAGCATCCAAAATCAAGGAAGAGAACAGTGACGAGAACTTTAACACAGATATTTGCAGATGTTTCTGTGCATTGGCAGTCATGCATCTCcatatctaaaatttaaaaaatgattttgcatatgaaaaaaaactctcacattaatttatgcatttttaaaccaaataataataaaatattattatttttttattttttatttgtttcctaaaattattattttttatatattttacaattaacatcCACTTTGtattatcaacttaatacaaattttatgtatcaaaatcatcttaatataaattctacaaagttaattttaatggataggagagaaaaaaatagtaaaataatatttgaaaaatgaatagcCACTATTGATAACTAtgcaaaaatttagagatgcatgagccaatatagatgaatttaaagacattctttaaatttaaaaatgaagatGGAGAAGCCACTACCAATACGTCTGataattaatttacaactaaaaaGCAGAAATTTTGAACAGTGAGAACAGtgctaaattaattaaatccgAGAGAGAGGAGGGGCCATGTTCAGCAACTTTCATTATCAAACGCCAATTGAAAATTACACTAAGGCGCATGCAAATCTGGAGAATGTACAAAATCTCGCTTTATTTAGCTGCTAAAAGGAACAGGGAAAAAACTTACATGTACTGGGTCTCAGAAGCCCCCCTGGAAAAGTAGAGAACCCAACAGAATCAAGGGATTTTCTAATTGGGATGAGCAGGTTAGATGGTACAGGCATATTTGCCGTTATGTATTTGTAGATCAACGCCTGGTGTTCTAGCTCCATCCATTGAGATGGAGTGAATGGCCCTCGGGCTCCAGCTAAAAAACCATGCACGCTTGAACCATCCAAGCTCCCGGAGCTATAGcctgaaaaagaaaaccagaaaAGATCAGATAAGTGGTAGAAAGGAAGTATGAAGgtcaagaaagccaaaatatCAAGGCGTTTCATACTAAGatgcaaagaaaaagttttGTCTCCATGATACAAGAAAagaaagcagaaaaaaaaaaggggggtgGAAAGGGGTGCGACAGGGAACACAAAATTATTTCTTGACTGCATTATTTTAAGGTGGCTGCAACAATAATGAATTTCTTGTCTTTGATAATTCGAAAAAAGAAAGTTATAGTACTAACAAAGatgagaaaaaccaaaaaagaaggGGAAAGACCAATCGAAAAAAAATGGGGTTTTTCTTGCTGATATGGCTCTTTCTATCCCGGCTCACTTATATTTACTTCTTTTGTGCCCAAGTCTACTGCGTGGGAATATTAGGAAAACACATCTCCCTGAAGCAGGAAGACATgaattttaagagaaaataaagttgcactcttttttcttgacaagACTAAAAACAAAGACCACTAGGAGATTTCCTCGAAAAGACCCTCCACCGGTACAGGGTAATCAAAACCCATATAACACATAACGACCATAGGTTTTTAGCTAAACACAATCTGTCCAAAGCTTGCAACCCGACAGTCTAACATAAATCAACAGATCCATGCAAGTAGTTACTTCCCCATTAACTCTCCAAACGATATTCACAATTGATTTAACTTTCAGTTCCCCAAAGGATGTCCCGGACACCACATGATTAAATACAACCTTAAAACTGCATAATATATCTACCTGTATTTCTAGTGTAAGCAGATAATGCCTGGGCATTCTGAGAGTTCTTTTCCGCCACAAGAACTTCTGATTTGGGAGAAGAGAAGCTTAGCATTTGCTGTTGTTGCAGACCATCAGAGAAGAGAGTGCAACTAGATCTCAATAAAGCGTTTTTCTGCTGAAGTAGCATCGCCTTGGAGGCAGAGAAGTCATCAGTCTTGGCCAGCTTTGAGCTTCTCAAGTCATCTTCAGAGTTACCAGATCTCTGCTGCTTGAGCAATCCAGCTCCGTGCCACTTCTGCTTTGTCTCAGGATCTGACGCAAGAGAAGAAAAACCACTGTCTGAACCCATTAATCCATCAAAACCCACCCACCCAAAATCCATCTAGAAAAGCCCACCAAAAGTTTACGAAACCACTAAGCTGAGGAAATGGAACATTGGgtcattgcaaaaaaaaaaaaaaaaaagacactcGAAGGGTTGGGTGGAGGCGCATTTTAAGGGTTGAGTCATAAGCTTAAACGGAAACTCAAAAACCAGACcggttttatttttgtgttgatGTTTTGAGAAGCATAAAATAATTCGGGgcggaggggagagagagagagagagctgccgAGGAAAGAAACTGACCGTGTGTTCGTACTA from Juglans microcarpa x Juglans regia isolate MS1-56 chromosome 4S, Jm3101_v1.0, whole genome shotgun sequence carries:
- the LOC121262885 gene encoding growth-regulating factor 6-like isoform X2, whose translation is MDFGWVGFDGLMGSDSGFSSLASDPETKQKWHGAGLLKQQRSGNSEDDLRSSKLAKTDDFSASKAMLLQQKNALLRSSCTLFSDGLQQQQMLSFSSPKSEVLVAEKNSQNAQALSAYTRNTGYSSGSLDGSSVHGFLAGARGPFTPSQWMELEHQALIYKYITANMPVPSNLLIPIRKSLDSVGFSTFPGGLLRPSTLGWGSFHLGFSNNTDPEPGRCRRTDGKKWRCSRDAVVDQKYCERHMNRGRHRSRKPVEGQTGHAITGTTSSTSSTNSKLMPIASSTSASAVVVPSSGGGGTSNSLATANQPLKHLPHDASNPSAATTNRMFVNKDNMGERMQDQPGLSMLSPASIDQKPKESSFTIQKQKMTYEQPSRNEVSDRGAESQQSLRHFIDDWPKAQADRSAISWPEMGMRSDRTQLSISIPLASSDLISSTCSPANEKLTLAPLRLSMPELDPIKMGLGVGSSGVLNEPNQRQANWIPISWETSMGGPLGEVVHHGSNSSATDCKNSSALNLMTAGWDNSPPVGSSPTGVLQKTAFGSLSNSSAGSSPRAENHKTVLEGAGGQCNDPLGSQLL
- the LOC121262885 gene encoding growth-regulating factor 6-like isoform X1, with amino-acid sequence MDFGWVGFDGLMGSDSGFSSLASDPETKQKWHGAGLLKQQRSGNSEDDLRSSKLAKTDDFSASKAMLLQQKNALLRSSCTLFSDGLQQQQMLSFSSPKSEVLVAEKNSQNAQALSAYTRNTGYSSGSLDGSSVHGFLAGARGPFTPSQWMELEHQALIYKYITANMPVPSNLLIPIRKSLDSVGFSTFPGGLLRPSTLGWGSFHLGFSNNTDPEPGRCRRTDGKKWRCSRDAVVDQKYCERHMNRGRHRSRKPVEGQTGHAITGTTSSTSSTNSKLMPIASSTSASAVVVPSSGGGGTSNSLATANQPLKHLPHDASNPSAATTNRMFVNKDNMGERMQDQPGLSMLSPASIDQKPKESSFTIQKQKMTYEQPSRNVFGLVTSDSLLNPSHRSSSLMNCSSQEVSDRGAESQQSLRHFIDDWPKAQADRSAISWPEMGMRSDRTQLSISIPLASSDLISSTCSPANEKLTLAPLRLSMPELDPIKMGLGVGSSGVLNEPNQRQANWIPISWETSMGGPLGEVVHHGSNSSATDCKNSSALNLMTAGWDNSPPVGSSPTGVLQKTAFGSLSNSSAGSSPRAENHKTVLEGAGGQCNDPLGSQLL